The Candidatus Auribacterota bacterium genomic sequence TTCACGCCAAGGTTGTCCAGGATTCCTATCAAGGCCGCCCTCGCGAAAAAACCCGCCTCGGGGAGGGCGCGGGTGAGGAGCGGAATCGCCGCTTCCCCCTGACCGTCAATGAGCGCGCGGGCCGCCTCGCGCACGCTCCCGTCCTCGTCGCCGAGGAGGGGGATCACCAGGCACACCGACTCAGCCTGTCGGAGTGCGGACAACCCCTCAACAGCCTTGAGACGGACACGGGAATCCCGATCGCCGAGGAGGCCGGGCCACTGATCTGAAGAAGCCTCGAGGCCCAGCTTCCCGAGGGCCAGGGCGCACTCCGCCCTCACCGCGGGGTCGTTCGCGCGCGCGAAGGCGCGCACCCGCTCGAGATAGGCTCGATCTCCCAGCTCGCCCATGAAATAGATCGCGCTGCGCACCTCATCGGGCTGTTCCGAATCGAGCTTCGCGCATGCCCATCCGGCGTCGATACCCTCCCCCGACGCCATGAGGCCGAGCATGGACTCGGCCACGAGGCGGTGATCATCGCTCTTCACGCCCCTTCGAAACAGCGCGACCCCCCTTTCAGGGGCCATTCGCCTCACGATCATCGAGAGCTCGGCGAGCGCGGACTCATGAACCCTGTCGCACACCCCGAGCAATGCCGGCACCACTTCGGCGGGCGGGCCCGTCCCCACAATCTTCAGCATATCAGCCTGCAACGACGGCGCCCCGCGGGGCAACTGCGCGCACACCATCTCAGGCCAGCCCTTGATGCCCGACTGGCTCAGCAACCTGGCCGCCATGAGCGCGGTCGATGTCTTCTCGCTGGAGAGGCTTCTCGCGAGTGTGTCAGCCGTCTGGGCGGTGATGAGGGAGAGGAGGTCGCGGCTCTCCAGCTCGGCAAAGTTCACGTGTTTCTCGCTCAGGCTCCGATAGAGGATCGCGGAGTACGACCGCCTCAACCGGTAGTTGTAGAAGGCCCACACGAGCACGAAGAATGGCCCGACCAGATTGAGATTCAGTGGCGAGACGAATATCTTCAACACCAGCAGCAGGCTGCTCCCCGCGAGTTCGCCGAGCCTGCGGATGGCCCCCTGGATGAGCGCGCTCACCCTGCCGCGGAGTTCTGCGGGGATGATGTTGTAGAGCATCTGGGAACCCGGCTTGTAAAAGGATGCATCAATCACCTCCAGTGCTGCCTTGCCGATTACCGCAGAGGGCATGCAGAAGCCGAAGTAGAGGCCCCCGAACGTGAGCAGGTAGCCGAGGGGATAGCTGAAGAGCACATTGATTATTCCATAGCGGCGGAACACGCTGCCCGCCAGGAAGATCTGGCAGGCAAAGATGAGCATGCTAAATGAACCTTTGAACATGCCGAAGAAGCCGAGCAGCGACGTTTCCGATCCGTAGGTCTCGTTCGCGAGGTAGTCGAATATGTAGTCAAACATGGGCGCGACGATGCCGGGGAGGAGCGCGAGGATTATGAGGTAGCCGAGCAGGGAGGAGCCGCGGAGCTGAACGAGCTCACGCCTGAGGAATTTCCCGAGCGAGGCCATCGTGACGCTCTCCGCCGGCGCGAAGCTGATGGGGGAGAGTCTGCTCACCTGGCGGCGTCCGAGCCCCACGAGCAGATACGAGACGAGCATGCCGGCGCTCGAAAAGAGCACCACGTTGTCCGTCCCCGTGAGCGCGGCAATACGCCTGCTGAGGAGGCTCCCCGCGATGGTTCCCAGGACCGCGCCGCCGCCGATGATGGGGAATATCCTGCGCGCCTTGCGGGTCGAGTAGACATCGGTGGCGAGCGTCCAGAAGACGATGAAAAAGACGTACTTCATCTGCTTGACCGCGATGTAGATGACCGGGTAGGTGAGCGGGGCGTGAGCGAGGATGAGGAGTCTCAAGCAGAGGAGCAGGCCGGCGAACACGAGCAGGAGGTTCGACACGAGGCGGGTGCGCGCCGTGCGGTCCACCACCCGGTTGAGCACGGCGAGGATAGCCAGGAACACGAGCGAATTGAAAAAGAAGGTAGTGGGGAGGTAACGCACGCCGCCGTAGCGCTTGAGGAACACCGTCTCGGAGAAGTTCTCATTGATGATCTGGCAGAACTGGAAGAGACCGATGGTCCCCACCATGAGCATGAGCAGCGGCTGCTCCGCCCGGCGCACCTTGAGAAGCTTTTCGAACGATATTTTCACAACATGTCTGTAGGGGTTCAATTTATTGAACCCGCGCTGTGGAAGTAAATTCGGGCGTGACCCTTCGGCTACGCTCAGGACAGGTTCATCGCGCCCCTACACCCCTATCGCTTTATCTGATAATAATCCAGTATCTTTTTCCGGCGCTCGAGGAGGGTCTTGTATACGTAGTCGGCATCCTCCGTGCGCGAGTAGCGGGCGAGATCCACGGCGGTCCGAATCTGCTCCTCGGTGTACCGGGCGATCAGGCCGGCCGCCCAGAGGGCATCCTCCCGTGTCATCTCCGCCCACGCCATGTTCGGATAGTTCGGCCTGTAGCGGTCGGGGCGAAAGTTGCTGTCAAAGTAGCCCACCGCCGCGCTGAACTGGGCGCCATCGGCGCCGTACGGTTTCTGGATGATCCCCGCGAGCTCGAGCGGGCGCGTGACCGGCCAGAGGAAGAACTCGTGAAAGCTGATGTAGTGCTCCCAGCCGTCTCGTGGTTCCTTGATGCGGATGTTCCAACTCCCGAGCGAGCCGCCGAAGTCGAAGACGTAGTAGCGGGTGAGCGGGACTCCGTCCACCTTGACCACGCTGATCCCCGTATTGTGGTCCACCCAGTCGGTGTTGTGTATCCAGCCGCCAAAGAGCATGCTCGCCCGCATCTCCCTCCGGTTCTTGAAGGCGCGGTATGTCCAGTGCCCCTTGTAGCCCTCGACGAGCTTCGTGGCGACCCCGCGCCGCCCGTCGAATTCAGGGTTGCCGGTCCCCTGTATCGTCACAATGGCGCTCAGGGCGACGTTGTAGCCGGCCATCCGCATGAGCGTGGAGCCGATCACCTCGGCGGAAGTGACCTGCTCCTCCATCCCCGGGGGATCGACGATGATGATGTACTCGCCGCCGCGCTCATCCATGCCGTAGAAGCCCTTGGACTGCCCCTCCTGTTTCTTGCGGGTGATCGTGATCTTCCCGCGCGGCTGGATGAGCTCGTCCTGCTGCCTCAACATTTTGGGCGTGATGACGCTGAGATCGGTATTGAAGAAGAATGCCGAGTCGGGGATTCCCCCGCCCTCCGTCAGATCATCGGCCTGTTTCGGATAACCCACGAGCCTCCGCAGGCTTCTGGGCATATTGAACAGCCGGAATATCCTCCAGTACACGCTGTTAGCAATCCACGCCCCGTCGAAGAACCAATCGCCCTGGATATCCTCGCCGCGGCCGCGGATGCCCATGAAGCTCTCGTAGTCGATCGCATCCCTCTCGAGCTCCTGCCTCATCCCCGCGAGCTGCTTCCTGAGCGCCTGCCGCTGCCCGGCATACCTCGACATTGCGAGCTCTTCCCTGCAGCGCGAAAAGGCAGCCACGCGCGTGAGCGTATCCTGCACCTTTTTGTCCATGACCCACTCGGCCCGGAGTGTCGAGCAGAGAAGGGTCAGTACAAGCAATTGGAGTAATGCGACGGCGCTTCTTTTCATGGCACACTATATCTCCTTTCATAGCTTCGTCTTTTACCATTCACTCTCCACTATTCACTGCCGTGCGGCTGGATCCTGGTTAAAGAACTGCGAGAGCGCCCCGTAGAGTTCGGGGTGGCGCGTCTTGAGCTCAACCGGCCGCTCGAAGAAATGCTCAACCGCAACCGCGAAAAATTCGGCCTCGTTCTCGGCGGCGTACGCGCGAAGCACTGAGCGGTGCTGCGCAACCTTCATCATCTCCCGCTGGATCAGGCCGAGCCAGGCTCCCGCGGCCACCGGATTCAACATCCTCGGTATCCCGGTCGCGCGGGCGCACTTCATATCCAGCAGATGAGCGAACTCATGCAGCGCGACGTTGTCGCCGCCCGGCGCGCGCCAGCCCTCCAGGAGCGCCTCCATCGAGAGAATGATCGGCCCCTGGCCGTGCATCTGGCCGAGGAACGGTCCATGCCGCGCGCATCTGAATTTCTCATCGAAGCCCCCGGGATACATCAGAATCGTATGCCCCCTCGGCAACTCCCACTCCGGCTGGCCGTGGACGAGCACCGCGGGACCGGCGGCGATCAGCACGCGAACCTCGTCGGTGATCTCCAATCCCTCCACCCCTTCGATCCTCTGCTCGGCGAGGAAGTAGCGCACGTTCCGTTCGAAGCGCTGGCGTTCCCTGGGATCGAGACAACGGTAAAAGCGCGCCTCCCTGAGGAGCACCTCCCTCCAGGCGGAAGGAAAGGGCTGCCTCACGAGCCGCATCCGCCTCAACGGACGCCTCAGTGCCAGTGAGGCATACACCGCGAGCGCGGGTACCGCGAGCAGACCCCATGCGGGATGGAGCGAAGCGATTGCGAGCGCCGCAATGCTGAAGGCGAGGAGCGCGGCACACGCGGCGTGAAAAAAGACATCACTCCTCGCAATCGTTCGCATTATGTGATCACCGTGAACTCACACAGGACATTTACTGGCGAGTGCACCCATTCCTTACACTTTTACACTTTAAACTTTC encodes the following:
- a CDS encoding cyclic nucleotide-binding domain-containing protein, with amino-acid sequence MKISFEKLLKVRRAEQPLLMLMVGTIGLFQFCQIINENFSETVFLKRYGGVRYLPTTFFFNSLVFLAILAVLNRVVDRTARTRLVSNLLLVFAGLLLCLRLLILAHAPLTYPVIYIAVKQMKYVFFIVFWTLATDVYSTRKARRIFPIIGGGAVLGTIAGSLLSRRIAALTGTDNVVLFSSAGMLVSYLLVGLGRRQVSRLSPISFAPAESVTMASLGKFLRRELVQLRGSSLLGYLIILALLPGIVAPMFDYIFDYLANETYGSETSLLGFFGMFKGSFSMLIFACQIFLAGSVFRRYGIINVLFSYPLGYLLTFGGLYFGFCMPSAVIGKAALEVIDASFYKPGSQMLYNIIPAELRGRVSALIQGAIRRLGELAGSSLLLVLKIFVSPLNLNLVGPFFVLVWAFYNYRLRRSYSAILYRSLSEKHVNFAELESRDLLSLITAQTADTLARSLSSEKTSTALMAARLLSQSGIKGWPEMVCAQLPRGAPSLQADMLKIVGTGPPAEVVPALLGVCDRVHESALAELSMIVRRMAPERGVALFRRGVKSDDHRLVAESMLGLMASGEGIDAGWACAKLDSEQPDEVRSAIYFMGELGDRAYLERVRAFARANDPAVRAECALALGKLGLEASSDQWPGLLGDRDSRVRLKAVEGLSALRQAESVCLVIPLLGDEDGSVREAARALIDGQGEAAIPLLTRALPEAGFFARAALIGILDNLGVKEQTLLAFIDAKVGEGYQAVARMRAVEGIPLGRSREVLSLLLRNRLSEATYEIFRTLAVLLKGSRMQFILESSHDCEEAVREQALEALENVLTTDLARRLLPLLEDLPLELKLAAGSRYYRLEEADLCGILEEMLNSASGPDALCGLMCIVEARERGEPPISPGLEDRAARELDKRDIQGGAFVEDLMEKVLTLKGVPIFSHLQFKELLAIASISKEETFYGGDTIISQGERGYTMYIITSGRVRIVSRAEKEEVPLAALSTNDYFGEMALFDDSPRSATAIAEGEVRVLTIHTREFRDMLREYPGVAIMMCEEFCRRLRVTIEKVSG
- a CDS encoding zinc-dependent peptidase translates to MRTIARSDVFFHAACAALLAFSIAALAIASLHPAWGLLAVPALAVYASLALRRPLRRMRLVRQPFPSAWREVLLREARFYRCLDPRERQRFERNVRYFLAEQRIEGVEGLEITDEVRVLIAAGPAVLVHGQPEWELPRGHTILMYPGGFDEKFRCARHGPFLGQMHGQGPIILSMEALLEGWRAPGGDNVALHEFAHLLDMKCARATGIPRMLNPVAAGAWLGLIQREMMKVAQHRSVLRAYAAENEAEFFAVAVEHFFERPVELKTRHPELYGALSQFFNQDPAARQ